Sequence from the Candidatus Dependentiae bacterium genome:
TTATATCTCATTCTTATGCTAAATAAAAGATATTTACATTCTTTTTCTTCTCTTGAATCACCATCTGTATTCTTTTTTTCTTCATTTACTTTTTTGCTCGAATCACTACTTACGACGCTTGAATAAACACTATTTAGATTCTCTTTTTTTTCATTTACTTCTTTTTCTACTACGTTGTTTTCTTTAGCCGCTGCTGCTTTTTGAATTTTTTCAACTTCAGAACGTACATCTTCGTGCCAAGCTGTGATGCAATTATACTTTTGATCTTTAATATTTGTAACCGCTTGGATTAAAGTATCAAGATTGCTACTTTGTTTTGTTATTTTTTTTCTGTTTTTATTTACTGGGATTGTTGCGTCTTTTTTTTTTGCTTTTATAATACGCAGCATGCCATTCATATCGAACTCTATTGTCATTATGGCATCTGTATTTTGGGTGTTAAAAAAGAAAAAAGGATAAAGCGCAGAATTTTGTTCTTTATTTTGTTCTTCTTGCTCAGCAATTTTTTTTTCATAGAAATTATATAGAGCAATCAAATTATATAAATAATTCTTTATGATTAAGTAGTTTTCAGCTTGATCTTTTATTGTATTACTTCTTATTATTTTAGAAAAAAGCCAAGGTAAAAAGGTTTTGTTTTTTCTATCGCTAATAATTTTTATACTATTTTTAAATTTATCATTAATTCCTTTAATCGCATTTGTACTTTGATCATAAATACACTTATTATTATCTTTACTTAAATTAAACAAAGAGCCACCAGCATTAATATCTTTGATATATTCTGTTGCATTTACTTTAAAATTTATATGATATCCTGCATTGGTACCACCCATACTTTTTGTTACTAAATCATTAAATTTTTTTTCTTTTTTGATCTTACAAAAATGGTTTGGCTTGACCCATGCTAATAAACCAAGACCCAAAAATACTGCTGTTGCTGCGCCACATATTTTAGCTTGCACACTCAATTCTGTTGGAATAGCATGTATGCCTGCTAAGTTCTTTTTAAGAAGATATCCGCCGCCTGCTACAAGACCTGATCCCAATACGGCTTTAGCGACTTGAGTAAAAGGCTTTGATGGTGTTATAGAAAATTCTTCTCGAAAGGCTTTTTCTACAGGTGTATATTCATGTTTCATGGCCACAAGGCTGTGAGAAATAGCAAGTGTTAATAATATAAATAATAATTTTTTAGACATGAAGAATATTATCCTTAATCTGTAGGGCCACCATTGTATATATTGTTTTTGTTATGATTATTTATTTTCAATTTTTTGCCTATTGTTTCTGAAGTATCTATCGATCCATTATTTTTTTTATCTTGTTTGAATTTTTTACTTATAGAATGAATATCTTTATGTAAATTCTCGATCGTGTTGTATATTTTAGTGATATCAAAATTTTTAATAAGAAAATCAATAAAATCATTTTTTTGCGTTGTTTCTTTTGGAAGTTTTATTTTTACGTTAAATGTTCCATCCATATTAAATTGTATTGTAATGTTAACCTTAATTTCTTCGCCTATGTAGACAATTGCATCATCCGTGGTGAGATATGAGCGTCTGTTGCTTGAATTAAGATAATCTATATAAAATAGAACATTTAGTTCATTCCCCCCTTTTTTTTATAGAAACTATAAACACCAAAATATTTAATTTTGTCCTTTTTTAGAGAAGTATTTGCTTTAACAGTTTTTCTTATTTTTAAAAACAACCAAGATAGAAATGTTTTATTTTTTTTATTATTAATGTCTGTTACTTGATTGTTAATCCTATTATTTAATATTGGAATGTTGTTATTTAAATTAAAACAGAAATATTTAAATCCATCCGTTTGAAAGTTATCAACTTTATTTCCGTGACCAGAAAACCGTGGCCTTTTAAGGCCGGGGATGAATGGTCTCCCTTAGTGGGCGGATATGAGTAAAAGTTAAAAACTTTTGCGAATGCACACTAAAAATGGCATATTGGACAATATGAGTAAATATTGGAAAGGATCGCAAACAACGCATAGGCTTATGTATCACTTAGTGTGGATTCCAAAGTACAGAAAGAGAATGTTAAGAGGAAGAATAGCAAAACGAATTGAAGAACTGCTGGACGAATGTGCAGATATGAATAGGTGGAAACTAAATATTCAACCTGATCATGTACATGTTCTTGTTCGGATGAGGCCTGAAGTAAGTGTGAGTAAAATGGTTCAGCTATTCAAGGGAATGAGCAGTAAAGTAATTCGCGAAGAATTTCCTGAATTAAAAGAATTCTTGTGGGGTAAAAGTTTTTGGGCAGATGGATATTTTGCTGAAACATCAGGACAGCTGAATGAAAGCCAAATTAGGGAGTACATTAAAAATCAATAAACTTTTGAAGGGCTATGAAAAGCGGTGGCTTTTAAGCCACCCGTGCATTTACTTTTTCCATATTACTATTGAGAAAGCGCATCTTGCAAAAAAGTAATTTTATTATGATGGTCAACAGATAAAATATCTGGTTTGCCGTTACCAAGAATGTCACCAGCAGCAATAATCAAGAATTCATTTTGATTTGCATGCGCTTTATTCAAATAAGTGTGTGATGTTTGTAATTTACCGGTAAAATAGTTGGTACCTTCAGATCCATTTGCAAAACCATATGTATAATAGAAGTTTTCATCTACACCGCCACCATGATAACCTTCCGGTTTCCAGCCTATACCTTCATTACCGCTTAGAATTGTCGAATAATTGCCATGTTGTGCCCAATGAGATTTTTGTGCTGCATATAATGAATGTAGGTTCATATATGCCTCAGCTCGTTTTGATTTTGCTAAAAATTTGGTGAAGCTTGGAATGGAGATCATTGCAAGAAAAGCAATAATAGCAACAACGATCATCAATTCGATGATCGTGAATCCCTTTTTCATGTCTGCCCCCTTACCCTTTACTGATGATCATGTTTTTATAGTAAATCCATGTTCAGTTATCGCGCAAGGATATACTA
This genomic interval carries:
- the tnpA gene encoding IS200/IS605 family transposase; protein product: MSKYWKGSQTTHRLMYHLVWIPKYRKRMLRGRIAKRIEELLDECADMNRWKLNIQPDHVHVLVRMRPEVSVSKMVQLFKGMSSKVIREEFPELKEFLWGKSFWADGYFAETSGQLNESQIREYIKNQ
- a CDS encoding prepilin-type N-terminal cleavage/methylation domain-containing protein, whose translation is MKKGFTIIELMIVVAIIAFLAMISIPSFTKFLAKSKRAEAYMNLHSLYAAQKSHWAQHGNYSTILSGNEGIGWKPEGYHGGGVDENFYYTYGFANGSEGTNYFTGKLQTSHTYLNKAHANQNEFLIIAAGDILGNGKPDILSVDHHNKITFLQDALSQ